A window of the Henckelia pumila isolate YLH828 chromosome 3, ASM3356847v2, whole genome shotgun sequence genome harbors these coding sequences:
- the LOC140888099 gene encoding uncharacterized protein, whose product MVEKPRAEWSTEDKNKAYRDNVDKDILFKTLDKNMFSKIKTCSTTKEILEKLTQLYEGNDQTKENKLTVAIQKFDNAKMKPGETMAEFDERFSNIICELISLGKIYINREISLKVMRALPIEWMSRL is encoded by the coding sequence ATGGTTGAAAAACCCAGAGCAGAATGGAGCACTGAAGACAAAAATAAAGCATATCGCGACAACGTAGACAAAGATATTTTATTCAAAACCTTGGATaaaaacatgtttagcaagatcaagACGTGTTCTACTACTAAAGAAATCTTGGAAAAACTCACTCAACTGTACGAGGGCAATGACCAAACCAAGGAGAACAAACTCACAGTAGCCATTCAAAAGTTTGATAATGCcaagatgaaaccaggagaaaccatggctgagtttGACGAAAGATTTAGTAACATTATTTGTGAACTTATATCTCTTGGTAAAATATACATTAATCGTGAAATTTCTTTGAAGGTTATGCGTGCACTTCCCATAGAGTGGATGTCAAGACTATAG